The following are encoded in a window of Solidesulfovibrio magneticus RS-1 genomic DNA:
- a CDS encoding PAS domain S-box protein → MPIPEPTSRLSRWLGPMPTRVSLLYALFGLVWILGSDNLADALFRHDPDILLRVSSLKGFFFVGLTSVLLYTLLRRYDDAYRHKEQELRDSEERHRLVVEFAPDAILIHDGVRFLYANPEAAKLFGAPSPQAIEGREIMDFVDGEVQASVRERIRQNIIERVPALLREQRYRRLDGGMIEAEVAAVPFDVNGGPGALVFMRDVGPRKAAERSLRRSERQYRLLADNAHDLINIFDENLGLTYVSPSVTRLLGFSVAEALARPLDVGMTPDSARRVLEAFHLDPAKPVDSNFVRKLEIEAYRRDGSIVWLESMIRGVFDQSGAFRGFIAVSRDISDRKRAETELELSRQFSTLILEAIPDPVFVKDSAHRFVLVNEALCAMLGQPAEVLIGKSDEDFVPIEQATVFVERDNIVLETGQPDLYEEYLTDATGQVRTLLTRKGLFVDHRGQRFIVGVIRDMTAEKIRERELRDSLAEKEVLLKEVHHRVKNNLQIISSLLFLQKDAMSDPVLQGALEESRNRIASMALIHEELYRSGDLARVDIKEYLERLAPKVVHALRGAKSVGFALSLADCRVSVDKAIPVGLVVNELLTNAVKHGLASRDTGAIRVRLERDGVLAHITVEDDGAGLPPGFHPDATRTLGMQLVVQLTRQLRGTLSFGSSGEGAFFRLSFAPEDSAA, encoded by the coding sequence ATGCCGATTCCCGAGCCCACAAGCCGCCTGTCCCGCTGGCTTGGCCCCATGCCGACCCGTGTTTCACTCCTCTACGCCCTGTTTGGGCTGGTCTGGATTCTTGGCTCGGACAATCTGGCCGACGCCTTGTTCCGGCACGATCCGGACATCCTGTTGCGGGTATCCTCCCTCAAGGGGTTCTTCTTTGTGGGCCTGACCTCGGTGCTGCTTTACACCTTGCTACGCCGCTACGACGACGCCTATCGCCACAAGGAACAGGAACTGCGAGACAGCGAGGAGCGCCATCGGTTGGTGGTGGAGTTCGCCCCGGACGCCATCCTTATCCACGACGGCGTGCGGTTTCTGTACGCCAACCCGGAAGCGGCCAAGCTGTTTGGCGCGCCGTCGCCCCAGGCCATAGAAGGCCGGGAGATCATGGATTTCGTGGACGGAGAAGTTCAGGCTTCGGTCCGTGAACGCATCCGGCAGAACATTATTGAGCGCGTGCCGGCTTTACTGCGCGAACAGCGTTACCGCCGCCTCGACGGCGGCATGATCGAAGCGGAAGTGGCGGCCGTGCCCTTCGACGTCAACGGCGGTCCCGGCGCGTTGGTCTTCATGCGGGATGTGGGGCCGCGCAAGGCCGCGGAGCGCAGCCTGCGCCGCAGCGAGCGCCAGTATCGACTCTTGGCCGACAATGCCCACGACCTCATCAATATTTTTGACGAAAACCTGGGGCTCACGTACGTGAGCCCCTCGGTGACCCGGCTGCTGGGTTTTTCCGTTGCCGAAGCCCTGGCCCGGCCCCTGGACGTCGGCATGACGCCGGATTCGGCCCGGCGTGTCCTAGAGGCTTTCCACTTGGACCCGGCAAAGCCCGTGGACAGCAATTTCGTGCGCAAGCTTGAAATCGAAGCCTATCGCCGGGACGGCTCCATAGTGTGGCTGGAGTCCATGATTCGAGGCGTTTTCGACCAATCTGGCGCATTCCGCGGTTTTATCGCCGTTTCGCGCGACATCAGCGACCGCAAACGGGCCGAGACGGAACTGGAACTTTCCAGGCAATTCAGCACGCTTATTCTGGAAGCCATTCCCGATCCGGTTTTCGTCAAGGACAGCGCCCACCGTTTTGTCCTGGTCAACGAGGCCCTGTGCGCCATGCTTGGGCAGCCGGCCGAGGTTCTTATTGGCAAGAGCGACGAGGATTTCGTGCCCATCGAGCAGGCGACGGTCTTTGTCGAGCGCGACAACATCGTTTTGGAGACCGGCCAACCCGATTTGTACGAGGAGTACCTGACCGACGCCACGGGACAGGTGCGCACACTGCTGACGCGCAAGGGGCTTTTTGTCGATCACCGAGGCCAGCGCTTCATTGTCGGCGTCATCCGCGACATGACGGCGGAAAAAATCAGGGAACGGGAATTGCGCGACTCCCTGGCTGAAAAGGAAGTGCTGCTCAAGGAAGTGCATCATCGGGTCAAGAACAATCTGCAAATCATTTCGAGTCTGCTGTTTTTGCAAAAAGACGCGATGAGCGACCCTGTTTTGCAAGGCGCGCTGGAAGAAAGCCGCAACCGCATCGCTTCCATGGCCCTTATTCACGAGGAACTTTACCGTTCGGGCGATCTGGCCCGTGTGGACATCAAGGAGTATCTGGAGCGGCTGGCTCCCAAGGTGGTCCATGCGTTGCGCGGAGCCAAAAGCGTCGGCTTTGCCCTCAGCTTGGCCGATTGCCGGGTGTCCGTGGACAAGGCCATTCCTGTTGGGCTTGTCGTCAACGAGTTGCTCACCAACGCGGTCAAGCACGGACTGGCCAGCCGGGATACCGGGGCCATCCGGGTGCGGCTGGAGCGCGATGGTGTCCTGGCCCATATCACTGTCGAAGACGATGGCGCGGGCTTGCCCCCGGGGTTTCATCCCGATGCCACGCGTACCCTGGGGATGCAGCTCGTGGTGCAGCTCACCCGCCAATTGCGGGGTACCCTGTCGTTTGGAAGCAGCGGCGAGGGGGCTTTTTTCCGTTTGAGCTTTGCCCCCGAGGACAGCGCCGCCTAG
- the priA gene encoding replication restart helicase PriA: MNDALAVALTTPPFSVLTYAVPDGFALADFPVGLRLLVPVGRTLRVGVVAGCGVAAPPGVTLRPALWPLERAPLCDAGYLELAASLASRHMATVGRILGAILPRGLRSAKVVFTCRAAGLPKALTATALWRKSSDERLELAPAWRDGTMACRLEAGESDPLCCLAASPPWPVRPGAAKQVAVLDALCDAGPMALSELKAKLGPGTLPLVRRLAELGLVRIEELETAAQVQPAETSAAVALPPLTDEQAAAMDSLLPALDSPDGAARLVYGVTGSGKTRLYMELVRRTLERGRQVLLLAPEVALAEKLHRAACRAFPEVGPAFYHGYQSPALREALFWRCGGGSPPAIVAGTRSALLLPLRDLGLIVLDEEHDGAFKQEDRLPYQAKEVGFFRARQSGALFVLGSATPDVKTFHAAQSGHVPMVRLERRVGGGGMPRVEIVDMRGAAKLTGSAVNRETGDRVGVLTDASAAALAQTVAEGGQAMILLNRRGYAPLLFCLDCETPVRCPHCDLSLTFHKDRERLVCHYCGHARPHPSPCPGCGGTSFLPMGVGAEMLEEQLAGVLPAEAAVARLDRDVARRPEEARAVLADFAAGRSRVLVGTQMLSKGHHFPDVTLVIAADADLGRNLPDYRASERAFQLLTQVAGRAGRGERPGRVLIQTRMPEDPFFGYVLRGDYEGFFDEELSRRRRLCYPPFVRLGLVRLSFPRDYEEGYALAAAAGEAMRRSAAAVGARLLGPAPAPLALVAGRRRLHCLIKSPDWPGVRQVFAAGAKTLEKADKVRCTLDLDPVDML; this comes from the coding sequence ATGAACGACGCCCTGGCCGTCGCCCTGACCACCCCGCCTTTTAGCGTGCTGACCTATGCCGTGCCGGACGGGTTTGCCCTCGCCGACTTTCCGGTGGGCCTGCGCCTGCTGGTTCCGGTTGGCAGGACGCTGCGCGTGGGCGTGGTGGCCGGCTGCGGCGTCGCCGCGCCCCCGGGCGTGACCCTGCGCCCGGCCCTGTGGCCCCTGGAGCGCGCGCCGCTTTGCGACGCCGGCTATCTGGAACTGGCCGCCTCCCTGGCCAGCCGGCATATGGCCACGGTTGGCCGCATCCTCGGGGCCATCCTGCCGCGTGGGCTGCGCTCGGCCAAGGTGGTCTTTACCTGCCGCGCCGCCGGCCTGCCCAAGGCTCTGACCGCAACTGCGTTGTGGCGCAAATCCTCTGATGAACGTTTGGAACTCGCCCCGGCCTGGCGGGACGGGACCATGGCCTGCCGCCTGGAAGCCGGGGAGAGCGATCCGCTGTGCTGTCTTGCCGCCTCGCCGCCCTGGCCGGTGCGGCCCGGCGCGGCCAAGCAGGTGGCGGTCCTCGACGCCCTGTGCGACGCTGGCCCCATGGCCCTGTCCGAACTTAAGGCTAAGCTCGGCCCGGGCACCCTGCCTCTGGTGCGCCGGCTGGCGGAACTGGGGCTGGTGCGCATCGAGGAGCTCGAAACAGCGGCCCAGGTCCAGCCGGCCGAGACGTCCGCCGCCGTTGCCTTGCCGCCGCTCACCGACGAACAGGCCGCCGCCATGGACAGCCTGCTGCCGGCCTTGGACAGCCCCGATGGCGCGGCCCGGCTGGTCTACGGGGTCACCGGCAGCGGCAAGACGCGCCTTTATATGGAACTTGTGCGCCGCACCCTGGAACGGGGCCGCCAGGTCTTGCTTTTGGCCCCGGAAGTGGCCCTGGCGGAAAAGCTCCACCGGGCAGCCTGCCGGGCCTTTCCCGAAGTCGGGCCGGCTTTTTACCACGGCTACCAGTCGCCGGCCCTGCGCGAGGCGCTTTTCTGGCGCTGCGGCGGCGGGTCACCGCCGGCCATCGTGGCCGGTACGCGCTCGGCTTTGCTCCTGCCGCTGCGCGACCTTGGGCTTATTGTCCTCGACGAAGAGCACGACGGGGCTTTCAAGCAGGAAGACCGGCTGCCCTATCAGGCCAAGGAAGTGGGTTTTTTCCGGGCCAGGCAATCCGGGGCGCTTTTTGTCCTGGGGTCGGCCACGCCGGACGTCAAGACGTTCCATGCCGCCCAGTCCGGCCATGTGCCCATGGTGCGTTTAGAGCGCCGGGTGGGCGGGGGCGGAATGCCGCGCGTGGAAATCGTGGACATGCGCGGCGCGGCCAAGCTCACGGGTTCGGCCGTTAACCGCGAAACCGGCGACCGGGTCGGCGTGCTCACCGACGCAAGCGCCGCCGCCCTGGCCCAAACCGTGGCCGAGGGCGGCCAGGCCATGATTCTCCTCAACCGCCGGGGCTATGCGCCGCTGCTCTTCTGCCTCGATTGCGAAACCCCGGTGCGCTGCCCCCACTGTGACCTGTCGCTCACCTTCCACAAGGACCGGGAGCGGCTGGTGTGCCACTACTGCGGCCATGCCCGGCCCCATCCCTCGCCCTGTCCGGGCTGCGGCGGCACGAGCTTTTTGCCCATGGGCGTGGGCGCGGAGATGCTTGAAGAACAGCTGGCCGGCGTGTTGCCGGCCGAGGCGGCCGTGGCCCGCCTTGACCGCGACGTGGCCCGTCGTCCCGAAGAGGCCCGGGCCGTGCTGGCCGATTTCGCCGCCGGCCGTTCCCGGGTGCTGGTCGGCACCCAGATGCTGTCCAAGGGCCATCATTTCCCGGACGTCACCCTGGTTATCGCCGCTGACGCCGACCTGGGCCGCAACCTGCCGGATTACCGGGCCTCGGAACGGGCCTTTCAACTGCTTACCCAGGTGGCAGGCCGGGCCGGCCGGGGCGAGCGGCCGGGCAGGGTGCTCATCCAGACCCGGATGCCCGAGGATCCTTTTTTTGGTTATGTCCTTCGTGGCGATTACGAGGGCTTTTTCGACGAGGAGCTTTCCCGCCGCCGCCGGTTGTGTTATCCGCCATTTGTGCGCCTGGGCCTGGTGCGCCTGAGTTTTCCCCGGGACTACGAGGAAGGCTACGCCCTGGCCGCCGCGGCCGGCGAGGCAATGCGCCGGTCGGCGGCCGCCGTCGGGGCGCGCCTGCTGGGGCCGGCGCCCGCGCCCTTGGCCCTGGTCGCTGGTCGGCGGCGGTTGCACTGCCTCATCAAATCGCCGGATTGGCCCGGGGTGCGCCAGGTGTTCGCCGCCGGGGCCAAAACCCTGGAGAAGGCGGACAAGGTGCGCTGTACCCTGGACCTGGACCCGGTGGACATGCTGTGA
- the galU gene encoding UTP--glucose-1-phosphate uridylyltransferase GalU — translation MEIKKVVIPVAGWGTRSLPATKNIPKEMLPVYNKPVVQYVVEEAQASGLQDVVFVTNRNKTIIEDHFDYNLTLEDLLTRTNKTEMLKMVREVAEMVNIISVRQKKQLGLGHAVLCAREVCKNDPFAVMVGDDLMFSMEPGIKQLLTVAMTEHMPVIGVMEVPPHMVSRYGIIDGEEFAPGMYRVRDLVEKPKVNEAPSRLAIVGRYVLFPDIFYHLEKVTPGHGGEIQLTDALKGLAGNNRLLAVKIQGQRFDAGDWVDYLTANIYFALHDEVLRESLVPRLRELLPFGN, via the coding sequence ATGGAAATCAAGAAGGTGGTCATTCCCGTCGCCGGATGGGGTACGCGGTCCTTGCCGGCCACGAAGAACATCCCCAAGGAAATGCTGCCCGTCTACAACAAACCCGTCGTGCAGTACGTGGTCGAGGAAGCGCAAGCCTCGGGGCTTCAGGACGTGGTGTTCGTCACCAACCGCAACAAGACCATCATCGAAGACCACTTCGATTACAACCTCACCTTAGAGGATCTGCTCACCCGCACCAACAAGACCGAGATGCTCAAGATGGTCCGGGAAGTGGCGGAGATGGTCAACATCATTTCCGTTCGTCAGAAAAAGCAGCTGGGCCTGGGGCATGCCGTGCTGTGCGCCCGCGAGGTCTGCAAGAACGATCCCTTTGCCGTCATGGTCGGCGACGACCTCATGTTCAGCATGGAACCGGGCATCAAGCAGCTCTTGACCGTGGCCATGACCGAGCACATGCCGGTCATAGGCGTCATGGAAGTTCCGCCGCACATGGTTTCCCGCTACGGCATCATCGACGGCGAGGAATTCGCCCCGGGCATGTACCGGGTGCGCGATCTGGTGGAAAAGCCCAAGGTCAACGAAGCCCCGTCGCGGCTGGCCATCGTCGGCCGCTATGTGCTGTTCCCGGACATCTTCTACCACCTGGAGAAGGTCACCCCGGGCCACGGCGGCGAGATTCAGCTCACCGACGCCCTCAAAGGCTTGGCCGGCAACAACCGCCTGCTCGCCGTCAAGATTCAGGGCCAGCGCTTCGACGCCGGCGACTGGGTCGACTACCTCACCGCCAACATCTACTTCGCCCTGCACGACGAGGTTCTGCGCGAGTCCCTGGTGCCTCGCCTGCGTGAGCTTTTGCCGTTTGGCAACTAG